A region from the Enoplosus armatus isolate fEnoArm2 chromosome 24, fEnoArm2.hap1, whole genome shotgun sequence genome encodes:
- the LOC139306774 gene encoding probable ribonuclease ZC3H12C — translation MGQKDHVEAGAGHILDLGLDLEYLHVAGADRQAGGADGPPAMEEQGESSGNSSTANSPPPAAVEENARSDAEREPAASFGATLAADLDAGEGGLTHSKNTHQPLCRTQCVDLGTDGPPEPPEPPSELSSELEHNTSSQSSPSSPCKQLPEPTPNSSTPDPASEPGGKDYQVKLEFALKLGYSEETVRLVLSKLGPDTLINDILGELVKLGTKSDSEQPAGSLASTSSSSSSSSCGCSDLLDGQRSDSPCPSDSLCDQDNLRPIVVDGSNVAMSHGNKEVFSCQGIQLAVDWFLERGHHDITVFVPAWRKEQSRPDAPITDQEILRRLEKEKILVFTPSRRVQGRRVVCYDDRFIVKLAYESDGIIVSNDNYRDLANEKPEWKKFIDERLLMYSFVNDKFMPPDDPLGRHGPSLDNFLRKRPVMPEQKKQPCPYGKKCTYGHKCKYYHPERGAQPQRAVADELRASAKTCVTTKAQGDTGLVKSHSVPAGSIEAKKGAQKRQSDPSIRALSYSDAEEKLLAKGRVESQKNTMCGSSSSSGSITMSPAPGGGPPSGLSFPQDQQSRAATPHGMPAPGHDLYPHCESPDLSYYSVTRAYSGLTLSSRRSPDCRFPNDTDLRIGSMGSAGSECGSESSVSCGSSCDSYAERPCPGCPPDTLLEDGVHFANPHGRLYPHHATSNHELCGLHPADYPNIQHSHASNTGVHGYHLSVARGQSCAHDQPPPEAPPKRPLYPLPPHLQHQPLAARSSCPGDYHSLPQSNPHPPGSPLGRCLAPTRAESVSDSHLYEHLSTSHHHHRAKALPSWDTYYRQPPLPPSRYEQSAYQSLPDTRQSSWHAPPWAQDGYAQHHSSHPALHPSPTHYLNHPPHPSSTSLPPYQPHGAHLTVPSHAPPSYMPQHPESPARGRYGDVREKVYVNLCNIFPSELVSRVMARSPHITDPQQLAAAILAEKAQTGY, via the exons ATGGGCCAGAAGGACCATGTGGAGGCAGGAGCAGGCCACATCCTCGACTTGGGGCTGGATTTGGAGTATCTCCACGTAGCGGGGGCTGACCGGCAGGCTGGCGGTGCCGACGGGCCCCCTGCTatggaggagcagggggagagCTCTGGCAACAGCAGCACCGCCAATTCCCCTCCACCTGCCGCAGTGGAGGAAAACGCCAGGTCTGATGCAGAGCGTGAGCCGGCGGCATCTTTCGGCGCCACCCTCGCTGCCGACCTGGACGCAGGGGAGGGAGGGTTAACTCACAGTAAGAACACCCACCAGCCTCTTTGTCGGACCCAGTGTGTGGACTTGGGCACCGACGGTCCTCCTGAGCCCCCTGAGCCCCCGTCTGAACTCTCATCAGAGCTTGAACACAACACCTCTTCCCAGTCCTCACCCAGCTCCCCATGTAAGCAACTACCTGAGCCTACACCCAATTCCTCCACACCAGATCCAGCGTCCGAGCCCGGTGGGAAGGACTACCAGGTGAAGCTGGAGTTTGCCCTGAAGCTGGGCTACTCTGAGGAGACGGTGCGACTGGTGCTGTCCAAGCTTGGCCCCGACACCCTCATCAATGACATATTGGGAGAGCTGGTCAAACTGGGCACCAAGTCAGACAGCGAGCAGCCGGCTGGATCGTTAGCCTCTACctcatcatcttcttcctcctcctcttgcgGTTGCTCCGATTTGCTGGACGGCCAAAGGTCGGACTCGCCCTGTCCTTCAGACTCTCTGTGTGACCAGGACAACCTGCGGCCGATTGTTGTGGACGGCAGTAACGTAGCCATGAG CCATGGCAACAAGGAGGTGTTTTCCTGCCAAGGGATCCAGCTGGCTGTAGACTGGTTCCTAGAGCGTGGCCATCATGACATCACAGTGTTTGTGCCTGCGTGGAGGAAAGAGCAGTCCCGCCCCGATGCCCCTATAACAG ATCAGGAGATCTTGCGTCGTCTCGAGAAGGAAAAGATCTTGGTCTTCACTCCATCACGGCGTGTCCAAGGTCGGCGGGTGGTTTGCTACGATGACCGCTTCATTGTCAAGCTGGCTTACGAGTCAGATGGCATCATCGTCTCCAATGACAACTACCGAGACCTGGCTAATGAGAAGCCAGAGTGGAAGAAGTTCATCGATGAGAGGCTGCTCATGTATTCTTTTGTCAATGACAA ATTCATGCCCCCAGATGACCCTCTTGGGCGACATGGTCCCAGCCTGGACAACTTCCTGAGGAAAAGGCCTGTCATGCCTGAGCAGAAAAAGCAGCCTTGCCCATATG GAAAGAAGTGCACTTACGGCCACAAGTGTAAGTACTACCACCCGGAAAGAGGTGCTCAGCCTCAGCGTGCTGTGGCTGATGAGCTGCGTGCCAGTGCCAAGACCTGTGTCACCACAAAAGCCCAGGGGGACACTGGGCTGGTGAAGAGCCACAGTGTGCCAGCTGGCAGCATTGAGGCAAAAAAAGGCGCCCAGAAAAGGCAGTCAGACCCTAGCATCCGAGCTCTGTCGTACAGTGATGCTGAGGAGAAGCTGCTGGCAAAAGGCAGAGTGGAAAGCCAGAAGAACACCAtgtgtggcagcagcagtagcagcggGAGTATAACCATGTCCCCAGCACCGGGAGGCGGCCCTCCATCCGGTCTTAGCTTTCCCCAGGACCAACAGTCCAGAGCAGCAACTCCTCATGGTATGCCAGCCCCCGGCCATGACCTCTACCCTCACTGTGAGTCTCCAGACTTGAGCTACTACTCAGTAACGCGTGCCTACTCTGGCCTGACCCTCTCCTCCAGACGGAGCCCAGACTGTCGCTTCCCCAATGACACAGACCTGCGGATAGGCTCAATGGGCTCAGCAGGCTCCGAATGCGGCAGTGAAAGCAGCGTGAGTTGCGGTAGCAGCTGCGACTCGTACGCTGAGAGGCCGTGTCCTGGATGCCCCCCAGACACCTTACTGGAAGACGGCGTCCATTTTGCTAATCCCCACGGCCGATTGTATCCCCATCATGCTACGTCAAACCATGAACTTTGTGGCCTTCATCCTGCCGATTACCCAAATATCCAACACAGCCACGCATCAAATACAGGAGTACACGGCTACCACCTGAGCGTGGCGCGCGGGCAGAGCTGTGCTCACGATCAGCCTCCGCCAGAGGCTCCCCCAAAGCGCCCTCTCTACCCCTTGCCCCCTCATCTCCAGCACCAGCCGCTAGCTGCACGCTCTAGCTGCCCAGGCGACTACCACTCTCTGCCCCAGTCCAACCCTCACCCCCCTGGCTCTCCTCTTGGCCGCTGCCTGGCTCCAACACGAGCAGAGAGTGTGTCAGACTCACATCTGTATGAACACCTCTCTACATCGCACCATCACCACCGCGCAAAAGCTTTGCCCAGCTGGGACACATACTACAGACAGCCTCCGTTGCCACCATCCAGGTATGAGCAGTCTGCCTATCAGAGCCTGCCAGACACACGCCAGTCATCCTGGCACGCCCCTCCCTGGGCACAGGACGGCTACGCCCAGCACCACTCCTCTCACCCAGCTCTCCACCCGTCCCCGACACATTACTTGAACCACCCGCCTCATCCATCCAGCACTTCTCTCCCCCCGTACCAGCCTCACGGCGCTCACCTGACTGTGCCCTCACACGCTCCTCCCTCCTACATGCCGCAGCACCCAGAATCCCCTGCACGCGGCCGCTATGGGGACGTGAGGGAGAAAGTCTACGTCAACCTGTGTAACATCTTCCCCTCGGAGCTGGTGAGCCGGGTGATGGCCAGAAGCCCCCACATCACAGACCCCCAGCAGCTGGCAGCCGCCATCCTGGCAGAGAAAGCCCAAACAGGctactga